The Arachis hypogaea cultivar Tifrunner chromosome 14, arahy.Tifrunner.gnm2.J5K5, whole genome shotgun sequence genome has a segment encoding these proteins:
- the LOC112740943 gene encoding receptor-like kinase TMK4 yields the protein MSVAYSCPPYSSPFLPFQFLPTSKLQTFSLSQIRMATPKLESITLLPFLSPLFFFFFFTLSLFSTTAIGDDAAVMSNLRKSLTGAPSDWATTSFCKWSGITCDTSNRVTSINLPKSSISGTLPSDLNTLTQLTTLSLSSNALSGALPSLANLTMLQTVLLDQNNFTSITKAAFSGLTSLQELSMTTNVNLQPWTIPTELTQSTELVTLDLGTTNLFGTLPDFFDSFPGLQNLRLSYNKLTGQLPRSLAGSSVQNLWLNNQDDSAGFTGTVDVLASMTHLNQVWLQKNHFTGPIPDLSDCTDLFDLQLRDNQLTGVVPVALTTMSSLKNVSLDNNRLQGPTPAFGKDVTVTLTGLNRFCAKAGESCDDRVNTLLAVAAGFDYPYRLADSWDGNNPCNDWTSVVCVGEKIVTLNFKNLDLNGTISPALANLTDLRNLYLNDNNLTGSIPESLTSLAQLEVLDVSNNNLTGKIPSFPSKVKFSHGGNALLGVSGGGGGSGNGSSSNSGDAPSGSPSKASSGTSLSPAWIVGIAVIAVFFVAVVLFVFCKCYAKNRHKKFGRVNNPETGKGEVKIDMVGASSSNGFVGAGGATSELQSQGSEQNEQLPVFEGGNVTISIQVLRQVTNNFSEDNILGRGGFGVVYKGELHDGTKIAVKRMESVAMGTKGMNEFQAEIAVLTKVRHRHLVALLGYCMNGNERLLVYEYMPQGTLTQHLFDWHDNGCAPLTWKQRVAIALDVARGVEYLHSLAQQSFIHRDLKPSNILLGDDMRAKVADFGLVKNAPDGKYSVETRLAGTFGYLAPEYAATGRVTTKVDVYAFGVVLMELITGRRALDDTVPDDRSHLVSWFRRVQINKENIPKAIDQTLDPDEETMESIYKVAELAGHCTAREPYQRPDMGHAVNVLVPLVEQWKPTNHEEEEGYGIDLHMSLPQALRRWQANEGTSTMFNDMSFSSQTQSSIPAKPSGFADSFDSMDCR from the exons ATGAGTGTAGCGTACTCTTGTCCCCCATACTCATCTCCCTTCCTTCCATTTCAATTCCTTCCAACTTCCAAATTACAAACATTTTCTCTCTCCCAAATCCGAATGGCCACCCCCAAATTAGAATCCATAACCCTACTAccatttctctctcctctcttcttcttcttcttcttcacactctctctcttctccaccACCGCCATTGGCGACGATGCCGCCGTCATGTCCAACCTCCGCAAGTCACTCACCGGAGCCCCTTCCGACTGGGCCACCACCTCGTTCTGCAAGTGGTCCGGCATCACCTGCGACACCTCCAACCGCGTAACCTCCATCAATCTCCCCAAGAGCTCCATCTCGGGAACCCTCCCTTCCGATCTCAACACCCTCACGCAGCTAAccactctctccctctcctcaaaCGCGCTCTCCGGCGCGTTGCCCTCACTCGCTAACCTCACCATGCTCCAAACCGTACTACTAGACCAAAACAACTTCACCTCAATCACCAAAGCCGCCTTCTCGGGACTCACCAGCCTCCAGGAGCTAAGCATGACCACCAATGTCAACCTCCAGCCCTGGACGATTCCCACCGAGTTGACTCAGTCTACCGAACTCGTCACCCTCGATCTCGGCACCACCAACCTTTTCGGCACCTTGCCGGACTTCTTCGACTCGTTTCCTGGCCTTCAGAACCTACGCCTCTCCTACAACAAACTCACCGGTCAGCTGCCCCGGTCACTCGCCGGATCTTCCGTACAGAATCTCTGGCTCAACAACCAGGACGATAGCGCTGGGTTTACCGGCACTGTCGATGTACTCGCGTCAATGACGCACTTGAATCAGGTCTGGCTTCAGAAGAATCACTTTACCGGTCCCATTCCGGATTTGTCAGACTGCACCGATTTGTTCGATTTGCAGCTTCGCGATAACCAGTTAACCGGCGTTGTACCCGTTGCGCTGACCACAATGTCGAGTTTGAAGAACGTTTCTTTGGACAATAACAGACTCCAGGGTCCGACTCCGGCGTTCGGGAAAGATGTGACGGTCACGCTTACTGGGCTCAACAGATTTTGCGCGAAAGCTGGCGAGTCTTGTGATGATAGGGTGAACACCCTTCTTGCCGTTGCGGCCGGGTTTGACTACCCGTACCGGTTGGCGGACTCTTGGGATGGCAACAATCCTTGTAATGATTGGACCTCTGTTGTGTGCGTTGGGGAGAAGATTGTGACCTTGAATTTCAAGAATCTTGATTTGAACGGGACGATCTCGCCGGCTTTGGCGAATTTAACGGATTTGAGGAACTTGTATCTGAATGACAATAATTTGACAGGCTCAATACCGGAGAGTTTGACGAGTTTAGCTCAGCTCGAGGTTCTGGATGTTTCTAATAACAATTTGACGGGGAAGATTCCGAGTTTCCCTTCTAAGGTGAAGTTCAGCCACGGTGGCAATGCTTTGCTTGGGGTTTCTGGTGGAGGTGGAGGAAGTGGGAATGGTTCATCTTCAAATTCTGGTGATGCACCAAGTGGAAGTCCTTCTAAGGCATCGAGTGGTACTTCGCTTTCTCCTGCTTGGATTGTAGGTATAGCCGTTATTGCCGTGTTTTTCGTTGCAgttgttttgtttgtgttttgcaaGTGTTATGCCAAGAACAGGCACAAGAAATTTGGAAGGGTAAATAACCCTGAAACAGGGAAAGGAGAGGTTAAGATTGATATGGTGGGTGCTTCCAGTTCCAATGGATTTGTGGGAGCAGGGGGAGCAACAAGTGAGTTGCAAAGCCAGGGTAGCGAGCAAAACGAACAACTCCCTGTTTTTGAAGGTGGGAATGTCACAATTTCGATCCAAGTTCTTAGGCAAGTTACAAATAATTTCAGTGAGGATAACATTTTGGGTAGGGGAGGGTTTGGTGTTGTGTATAAAGGGGAATTGCATGATGGGACTAAGATTGCGGTGAAGAGGATGGAATCGGTTGCAATGGGAACCAAAGGAATGAATGAGTTTCAAGCAGAGATTGCAGTTCTAACTAAAGTTAGGCATAGGCATTTGGTTGCTCTTTTAGGATATTGCATGAATGGCAATGAAAGACTTCTTGTGTATGAGTATATGCCTCAAGGAACACTAACACAGCATCTGTTTGATTGGCACGATAATGGATGCGCTCCTTTGACATGGAAACAAAGGGTGGCAATAGCCCTAGATGTAGCAAGGGGAGTGGAATACTTGCACAGTTTAGCTCAGCAAAGCTTCATTCATAGAGACTTGAAACCCTCGAACATTCTGTTGGGTGATGACATGAGAGCTAAGGTTGCTGATTTTGGTTTGGTTAAAAATGCACCTGATGGAAAATATTCAGTTGAGACACGGTTAGCTGGAACTTTTGGATATCTTGCACCCGAATATGCAG CTACAGGGAGAGTGACAACAAAAGTCGACGTCTACGCATTTGGGGTAGTTTTGATGGAACTTATTACAGGCAGAAGGGCCTTGGATGATACCGTTCCTGATGATAGGTCACACTTGGTTTCATGGTTCCGCAGGGTACAAATTAACAAGGAGAACATCCCAAAGGCAATTGATCAAACCCTTGATCCTGACGAGGAAACCATGGAGAGCATTTATAAGGTGGCCGAGCTTGCAGGCCATTGCACTGCGCGCGAACCGTACCAAAGGCCTGATATGGGGCATGCGGTGAATGTGTTGGTCCCCCTTGTAGAGCAATGGAAGCCTACaaaccatgaagaagaagaaggttatGGCATTGATCTCCACATGAGCCTTCCTCAAGCTCTCAGAAGGTGGCAAGCCAATGAAGGTACTTCCACCATGTTCAATGACATGTCCTTCTCCTCACAAACGCAATCCAGCATTCCGGCGAAACCTTCTGGGTTTGCTGACTCCTTTGATTCAATGGATTGCCGGTAA